The Salvia miltiorrhiza cultivar Shanhuang (shh) chromosome 1, IMPLAD_Smil_shh, whole genome shotgun sequence genome has a window encoding:
- the LOC131005138 gene encoding protein-L-isoaspartate O-methyltransferase 1-like produces MHSSSHYSSLSVIASHCSYRTPLGLSYLYLTHRRFHHRPPLKLAAAITAFSYRRCRFAYPYLLTGNSLLSRMERFWAGSGVGRNQEMVSHLQSSGVIRSKKVAEVMETIDRALFVPAGAQPYVDSPMPIGHNATISAPHMHAMCLELLENHLKPGMCALDVGSGTGYLTACLALMVGPEGHSVGVEHIPELVESSIKSIQKSAAAPLLKEGSLSIHAADGRQGWPEHAPYDAIHVGAAAPEIPPALIEQLKPGGRLVIPVGNIFQDLQVVDKKEDGSLSVRSETSVRYVPLTSREAQTRGHQY; encoded by the exons atgcaTTCCTCGTCTCATTATTCTTCACTTTCAGTTATTGCGAGCCATTGTAGCTATCGTACGCCTCTCGGATTATCCTATTTATACCTCACTCATCGCCGCTTCCACCACCGCCCTCCGCTGAAGCTGGCCGCCGCCATCACCGCCTTCTCCTACCGCCGCTGCCGCTTTGCCTACCCGTATCTCCTCACGGGGAACTCTCTCTTATCCCGCATGGAG CGGTTCTGGGCTGGAAGCGGTGTTGGTAGGAACCAAGAAATGGTGTCTCATTTGCAGAGCTCGGGCGTGATAAGATCAAAGAAAGTTGCAGAAGTAATGGAAACAATTGATAGGGCTTTGTTTGTGCCAGCGGGTGCACAACCCTATGTTGATAGTCCCATGCCGATAGGCCACAATGCTACGATTTCTGCTCCTCATATGCATGCAATGTGCCTCGAGTTATTGGAGAACCACTTGAAGCCCGGCATGTGTGCACTGGATGTTGGTTCAG GGACTGGTTATTTGACTGCTTGCCTTGCCCTTATGGTTGGACCAGAAGGCCACTCCGTTGGAGTCGAACATATTCCGGAGTTGGTTGAGTCTTCTATTAAAAGTATCCAAAAGAGTGCTGCAGCTCCCCTACTTAAAGAAGGGTCCCTCTCAATCCATGCTGCAG ATGGAAGGCAGGGCTGGCCGGAGCATGCACCTTATGATGCTATTCACGTTGGAGCAGCTGCACCAGAAATCCCTCCAGCACTTATCGAACAACTGAAACCGGGTGGCAGATTGGTGATCCCCGTTGGGAATATCTTCCAGGACCTGCAAGTCGTGGACAAGAAGGAGGATGGCAGTCTAAGTGTCCGGAGTGAGACCTCAGTACGTTACGTTCCATTGACAAGCCGAGAGGCTCAGACCCGAGGTCACCAGTACTAG
- the LOC131011819 gene encoding 11S globulin subunit beta-like, with the protein MAKLSLSVVSFLLVLGLGCATHVREGSWQVGECQISNIDAREPSYTVRSEGGETEFWDNRNDEFRCAGVSIRRHRIQQRGLLLPVYHNAPVLVYVVQGRGTYGVLNSGCPETFEAESAQQQYSRKERGERSSREDRHQKVEDVKQGDVIAVRAGEAHWVYNDGDQELVLVVFHHNANYANQLDQNPRSFFLAGNPNNEQEEEQVCSVVAALSDLPHQKGFLEKDPGGVSLARRLFILVEKRYVKSTSSPNEALKGSPGAVKKPGADDDANNKSGMSDEDWEDLDLKAASTIRLCLAKNVLANVHGISSAKELWEKLEALYQAKGISNRLYLKEQFHTLRMDEGVKISDHLSILNGIISELESIGAKIEDEDKALRLILSLPRSYEHMKPILVYGKETLVFAEVTGKLLLEERRLMSEGRPSSENSAMVAFSRGRKKDSKGVVCWRCGKPGHTKRNCPGGACQGGADSAESSERAANIVFDDNAIFSPHWYANAHSLIYVTRGASRVQIVNHRGHAVFDGQLREGQVVVVPQNFTVVKQAGEEGFEWVAFNTNDNAIINTLSGRTSAIRGLPVDVVANAYQVSREEAERLKFSRRETVIFSGTQRRPASA; encoded by the exons ATGGCGAAGCTCTCGCTCTCAGTTGTAAGCTTTCTTCTAGTGTTAGGATTGGGGTGCGCCACTCATGTTCGAGAGGGGTCGTGGCAGGTGGGAGAGTGCCAGATCAGCAACATCGACGCCCGGGAGCCGTCCTACACCGTGAGATCGGAGGGCGGAGAGACCGAGTTCTGGGACAACCGGAACGATGAGTTCCGATGCGCCGGTGTGTCCATCCGCCGCCACAGAATCCAGCAGAGAGGCCTCCTGCTGCCGGTCTACCACAACGCCCCCGTTCTCGTCTATGTCGTCCAAG GCAGGGGAACTTATGGAGTTTTGAATTCTGGCTGCCCCGAAACATTCGAAGCCGAATCAGCCCAACAACAATATTCTCGCAAGGAAAGAGGCGAGAGATCATCCAGAGAGGACAGACACCAGAAAGTTGAGGATGTGAAGCAGGGTGACGTCATCGCCGTCAGGGCCGGCGAGGCTCACTGGGTTTACAACGACGGCGATCAAGAGCTTGTTCTTGTTGTTTTCCACCACAACGCCAACTATGCCAACCAACTCGACCAAAACCCAAGG TCCTTCTTCCTGGCCGGAAACCCCAACAACGAGCAAGAGGAAGAgcaagtatgctctgtggttgcagcattGTCTGATCTTCCACATCAGAAAGGATTTCTTGAGAAAGATCCGGGCGGGGTGTCTCTTGCGAGACGGCTGTTCATTTTGGTGGAGAAGCGGTACGTCAAGTCAACTTCAAGTCCAAATGAA GCCCTGAAAGGAAGTCCGGGTGCAGTCAAAAAGCCCGGTGCAGATGATGACGCAAACAACAAGTCCGGTATGAGTGatgaagattgggaggatctggatctgaaggcGGCAAGCACAATTCGTCTCTGCTTGGCCAAGAATGTACTTGCAAATGTACATGGGATTTCGAGTGCAAAGGAGCTTTGGGAAAAGCTGGAAGCTCTGTACCAAGCAAAAGGCATCTCGAATCGGTTGTATTTGAAGGAACAATTTCATACCTTACGGATGGATGAAGGTGTGAAGATTTCAGATCACTTGAGTATTCTCAATGGCATTATCTCTGAACTGGAGAGTATTGGAGcgaaaattgaagatgaggatAAGGCATTGAGACTCATCTTGTCTCTTCCACGTTCCTATGAACACATGAAGCCAATATTAGTTTATGGGAAGGAAACTCTGGTCTTTGCTGAAGTCACGGGCAAACTTCTTTTGGAAGAAAGAAGGCTGATGAGTGAAGGACGTCCTTCATCGGAAAATTCAGCAATGGTGGCCTTTAGCAGAGGGAGGAAGAAAGACTCCAAGGGCGTTGTTTGTTGGAGGTGCGGAAAACCCGGCCATACGAAGCGAAACTGTCCAGGTGGAGCTTGTCAAGGTGGAGCGGATTCGGCAGAAAGCTCCGAACGAGCAGCTAACATCGTGTTTGATGAT AACGCCATATTCTCGCCGCACTGGTACGCCAACGCCCACAGCCTCATCTACGTCACTCGCGGGGCGTCCCGGGTGCAGATAGTCAACCACCGCGGGCATGCCGTATTCGACGGCCAACTGAGGGAGGGCCAGGTCGTGGTGGTGCCTCAGAACTTCACCGTGGTCAAGCAGGCTGGAGAGGAGGGCTTTGAGTGGGTGGCGTTCAACACCAACGACAACGCCATTATCAACACCTTGAGCGGCCGCACCTCCGCCATCAGGGGGCTGCCCGTCGATGTCGTCGCCAACGCCTACCAAGTCTCCAGGGAGGAGGCCGAGAGACTCAAGTTTTCACGACGGGAGACGGTCATTTTCAGCGGGACTCAGAGACGACCTGCTTCTGCTTGA
- the LOC131005136 gene encoding probable galactinol--sucrose galactosyltransferase 2 translates to MTITAVPVIKNGCLMVRGKVVLTGVPDNVVVSPASSGSAFMGANAPTSSSFHVIDLGILENCKFMCLFIAKIWWMIPRVGKSASEIPMETQMLLLEVGEDSVLGVVEDEAPATGHNKFYVLVLAVLDGLFRTTLQGTASNELQFCYQSGDAAVETSQALEGVFINSGENPFELITDSVKILSKHKGTFTHLENKKTPAHLDWFGWCTWDAFYTEVSPKGIKDGLESFKEGGICPKFLIIDDGWQETVNEFQKEGEPPIEGTQFATRLADIKENSKFCSESDGSSTNLKQLIHYIKENYGLKYVYMWHALAGYWGGVLESSEAVKKYNPKLEYPVLSQGNVGNIRDIALDSLEKYGVGVIDPQKVFDFYNDMHSYLASCGVDGVKVDVQNLLETLGSGYGGRVSITKRYHEALDESIERNFPNNNLISCMCHNSDSIFSFKRSATARASEDFMPNEPTFQTLHIASVSFNSLLLGEIVVPDWDMFHSNHSTAEFHGAARALGGCPVYVSDKPGEHDFKILRKLVLPDGSVLRARYAGRPTRDCLFVDPAMDGKSLLKIWNLNKLTGVVGVFNCQGVGSWPMKQSESTPMPTSLSGRVSPHDVEFLEELAGENWIGDSAVYAFNSGTICRVAKGESVEVSLGLLQCEIFTVSPIK, encoded by the exons ATGACGATCACAGCAGTTCCGGTCATAAAAAATGGTTGCCTTATGGTGAGAGGCAAGGTTGTCCTAACTGGAGTGCCAGACAACGTTGTTGTCTCTCCGGCAAGCTCGGGATCAGCCTTCATGGGGGCCAATGCCCCCACCTCCAGTTCTTTCCATGTCATCGATCTTGGAATTCTTGA gAATTGCAAGTTTATGTGCTTATTTATAGCCAAAATTTGGTGGATGATACCACGAGTTGGGAAATCAGCGAGTGAAATTCCAATGGAGACTCAGATGCTACTGCTAGAGGTAGGGGAAGATTCAGTGCTAGGCGTTGTGGAAGACGAAGCTCCTGCAACGGGGCACAACAAATTCTACGTGCTCGTTCTGGCTGTGCTGGACGGACTCTTTAGGACGACTCTACAGGGGACTGCATCAAACGAGCTCCAGTTCTGCTACCAAAGTG GTGATGCTGCTGTTGAAACTTCTCAAGCCTTGGAGGGAGTGTTTATTAACTCAGGGGAGAATCCTTTTGAACTGATTACGGATTCAGTCAA GATTCTGTCCAAACATAAGGGTACATTCACTCATCTAGAAAACAAGAAG ACTCCAGCGCATTTGGATTGGTTTGGTTGGTGCACTTGGGATGCATTCTACACAGAAGTCAGTCCAAAAGGGATCAAAGATGGACTTGAAAG TTTCAAAGAAGGAGGGATTTGTCCGAAGTTCTTAATCATAGACGATGGGTGGCAGGAAACTGTCAACGAGTTCCAAAAAGAAGGCGAACCTCCGATTGAGGGCACACA GTTTGCAACAAGATTagcagatataaaagaaaataGCAAATTTTGTTCAGAATCAGATGGTTCGAGCACAAACTTGAAACAACTGATTCATTACATCAAAGAGAATTATGGACTAAA GTATGTATACATGTGGCATGCCTTAGCTGGTTACTGGGGTGGAGTTCTTGAATCATCCGAGGCAGTGAAGAAGTACAACCCTAAGCTCGAATATCCAGTTTTGTCTCAAGGAAACGTTGGTAACATAAGGGACATAGCCCTCGACAGCTTGGAGAAGTACGGTGTGGGAGTGATCGATCCTCAGAAGGTTTTCGACTTCTACAATGACATGCACAGCTACCTTGCTAGCTGTGGTGTGGATGGTGTCAAGGTTGATGTTCAGAATCTCTTAGAAACTCTCGGATCCGGATATGGTGGCCGGGTTTCCATCACTAAACGCTATCACGAAGCTCTTGATGAGTCCATAGAGAGAAACTTTCCAAACAATAACTTGATCTCTTGTATGTGCCACAATTCAGACTCTATTTTCAG CTTTAAGAGGAGTGCAACGGCTAGAGCATCTGAGGATTTCATGCCCAATGAGCCAACTTTTCAGACATTGCACATTGCATCAGTCTCTTTCAACAGCCTTCTACTTGGAGAGATTGTGGTTCCTGACTGGGATATGTTTCAC AGCAACCATAGCACGGCTGAGTTCCACGGTGCAGCAAGGGCGTTAGGGGGCTGTCCGGTCTATGTAAG TGACAAGCCGGGAGAGCACGATTTCAAGATCCTGAGGAAGCTAGTTCTGCCGGATGGATCGGTGCTGAGGGCTAGATATGCAGGCAGGCCGACCCGGGACTGCCTGTTTGTTGATCCTGCCATGGATGGGAAGAG CTTGCTCAAGATATGGAACTTGAACAAGCTAACCGGAGTAGTAGGCGTTTTCAACTGCCAAGGAGTCGGATCATGGCCTATGAAACAGTCTGAATCTACTCCCATGCCTACTTCTCTCTCAGGCCGTGTGAGTCCACACGACGTAGAATTTCTTGAGGAGCTTGCAGGGGAAAACTGGATAGGAGACTCTGCTGTATATGCATTCAACTCAG GAACAATTTGCAGAGTGGCAAAGGGTGAAAGCGTTGAAGTGTCGTTAGGTCTACTGCAATGTGAAATCTTCACAGTGTCGCCAATAAAGTGA
- the LOC131005139 gene encoding 28 kDa ribonucleoprotein, chloroplastic-like: MAFAANTALISSPTLFTPSKISYSHPYLSIPYKPAKFQLYCKPISSLSLTSLFYIGRKEKSVVSALGDDVPAVLEGIEGNLSWDAAVTDESGVEGEESEGGFVVEPPEGAKVYVGNLPFDVDSERLGHLFEQAGVVEIAEVIYDRMTGNSRGFGFVTMSTVEEAEKAVELFSRYDLDGRFLTVNIAAPKGSRPERAPREPGHRIYVGNLPWTVDSDRLEELFSEHGVVVSARVVSDRETGRSRGFGFVEMSTESEMNDAISSLDGETLDGRPIKVNAALERQTRGRF; this comes from the exons ATGGCTTTTGCAGCTAATACTGCGTTGATTTCAAGCCCGACGCTCTTCACTCCATCAAAAATCTCATATTCTCacccttatctctccattccgTATAAACCCGCGAAATTCCAGCTTTACTGCAAGCCCATATCCTCACTTTCTCTCACTTCTCTATTCTATATCGGAAGGAAGGAGAAAAGCGTTGTGTCGGCTCTAGGTGACGATGTTCCTGCAGTTCTTGAAGGAATTGAGGGGAATTTGAGCTGGGATGCGGCTGTGACTGATGAAAGTGGAGTCGAAGGAGAAGAGAGTGAGGGGGGGTTCGTCGTCGAGCCGCCGGAGGGGGCGAAGGTGTATGTAGGGAATTTGCCTTTTGATGTTGATAGTGAGAGATTGGGTCATCTCTTTGAGCAGGCTGGAGTTGTTGAGATTGCTGAG GTTATCTATGATAGGATGACTGGTAACAGCCGAGGGTTTGGTTTTGTGACAATGAGCACCGTGGAAGAGGCTGAGAAGGCTGTGGAATTGTTCAGTCGTTAT GATTTGGATGGCCGGTTCTTGACTGTTAACATTGCTGCTCCTAAAGGATCACGGCCAGAACGTGCTCCTAGAGAGCCTGGTCACAGAATATATGTTGGCAACCTTCCGTGGACTGTGGATAGCGACCGTCTTGAGGAGCTTTTCAGTGAGCATGGTGTAGTTGTTAGTGCCCGTGTAGTCTCTGACAGGGAAACTGGAAGATCGCGTGGTTTTGGCTTTGTAGAGATGTCAACTGAGTCTGAGATGAATGATGCCATTTCCAGCCTTGATGGAGAG ACTTTGGACGGAAGGCCAATCAAAGTAAATGCAGCCTTAGAAAGGCAAACTCGTGGCAGGTTTTGA